From Nitrospirota bacterium, one genomic window encodes:
- a CDS encoding arylesterase, translating to MRHLWLLTKLLFCLSLIVFYGCDRANAPSSPSSSAHREGVGQQLGTDVTAQPGRSKAQVSAGRPRIVAFGNSLTAGLGVAQHESYPAQLQQKLDVVGYSYRVINAGVSGETTAGGLRRVPWVLNSKPSIVIVELGGNDGLRGLSLQETKGNLERIIQQFQQSSVTVVLAGMKLPPNYGTEYTAGFEALYRALANQYHLTMIPFFLDGVAGSSLLNQADGIHPTGEGYRVIVEKIFPALEPLLQRNR from the coding sequence ATGCGTCACTTATGGCTACTCACAAAACTATTATTCTGCCTGTCCCTCATCGTCTTCTACGGGTGTGACCGTGCCAATGCACCCTCTTCTCCCTCTTCAAGTGCTCATCGTGAAGGCGTTGGGCAACAGCTGGGAACCGACGTCACGGCACAGCCGGGTCGATCGAAGGCCCAAGTCTCTGCCGGCCGCCCACGGATTGTCGCCTTCGGCAACAGTCTGACGGCCGGCTTAGGTGTGGCACAGCATGAATCCTACCCCGCCCAACTACAGCAGAAGCTCGACGTGGTCGGCTATTCCTATCGGGTCATCAATGCGGGAGTCAGTGGTGAGACGACGGCCGGTGGACTGAGGAGGGTACCATGGGTCCTGAATAGTAAGCCTTCGATCGTCATTGTAGAGTTAGGCGGCAATGACGGGCTTCGTGGCCTCAGTCTTCAAGAGACGAAGGGCAACCTTGAGCGGATCATTCAGCAATTTCAACAGTCGTCGGTCACGGTTGTCTTAGCCGGGATGAAACTCCCCCCTAATTATGGTACGGAGTATACCGCCGGATTTGAGGCGCTCTATCGCGCGTTGGCGAACCAATATCATCTCACGATGATTCCATTTTTTCTCGATGGTGTGGCGGGCTCCTCTCTGCTCAATCAAGCAGACGGTATTCATCCGACGGGAGAGGGCTATCGCGTAATTGTTGAAAAGATCTTCCCAGCGCTTGAGCCATTGCTCCAGCGGAACCGGTGA
- a CDS encoding CDGSH iron-sulfur domain-containing protein — protein sequence MSEKPVIAQRTPCTLEVGPGTVYWCRCGRSKTQPFCDGSHTGTEFSPMEVHFEEKKQVSLCGCKHTKKPPFCDGSHSKI from the coding sequence ATGTCTGAAAAACCAGTGATTGCCCAGCGAACTCCCTGCACGTTAGAAGTTGGTCCGGGAACCGTCTATTGGTGTCGATGTGGTCGCTCGAAGACACAACCGTTTTGCGATGGATCCCATACGGGGACTGAGTTCTCACCGATGGAAGTCCATTTCGAAGAAAAAAAACAAGTCTCACTTTGTGGCTGTAAACACACGAAGAAGCCGCCTTTCTGCGACGGCTCCCACTCGAAGATCTAA
- a CDS encoding ChaN family lipoprotein, which yields MCQLLLVVGVLWGSVACASGDGSISSVSSQDNHRTPFQEWQIIDTATGQPVSLDQWNSLLLQQDIIYLGEEHHNRFHIDAAITLLRRLKTEGRTPVLAMEMFGWDGQAALDLYLSGSVPARQEFLEAVRWTQNWGGSYEDYEPLVLLAKEQHWTVSAMNPPKALIRSVAQHGLAQAQSDSVMSEWGMKDEAIVDDPVYRARILEQLQACHGGGNDSLYQTMYEASMVRDEGMAKTLVNRLNRIRSGTDLMAGPLVSYTGGGHIQHNLPVPKRVIRRLTDPVRQMSVYMTSFEVGRIEELQEMIREKIADYLWLTPVSAQGPPRRCR from the coding sequence ATGTGCCAACTGCTATTGGTCGTTGGGGTCTTGTGGGGCTCCGTGGCCTGCGCGAGTGGAGACGGAAGCATATCTTCTGTCTCCTCGCAAGATAACCACCGTACTCCGTTCCAGGAATGGCAAATCATCGACACGGCGACGGGTCAACCGGTATCTCTCGACCAGTGGAACTCGCTGTTACTGCAGCAGGACATCATCTATCTGGGCGAGGAGCATCACAATCGATTTCACATTGATGCAGCAATAACGCTGCTCCGGAGGTTGAAGACGGAGGGGCGCACACCGGTCTTGGCCATGGAAATGTTCGGCTGGGACGGCCAAGCAGCATTGGATTTGTATCTTTCCGGTTCCGTACCGGCCCGACAGGAATTCCTCGAGGCCGTCCGCTGGACACAAAACTGGGGAGGTTCTTACGAGGACTATGAGCCGTTGGTCCTGTTGGCAAAGGAGCAACATTGGACGGTTAGCGCCATGAATCCCCCAAAGGCGTTGATCCGAAGCGTCGCCCAACATGGATTGGCTCAGGCACAGTCTGATTCGGTCATGTCGGAATGGGGCATGAAGGACGAAGCCATCGTCGATGATCCGGTCTACCGAGCCCGCATTCTCGAACAACTCCAGGCCTGTCATGGCGGCGGGAATGATAGCCTCTATCAGACAATGTATGAAGCCTCCATGGTCCGAGACGAAGGAATGGCCAAGACCTTAGTCAATCGCCTCAACCGGATTCGCTCGGGAACTGATCTGATGGCCGGACCGCTGGTGAGCTACACCGGAGGCGGACATATTCAGCATAACCTTCCGGTTCCAAAGCGAGTGATCCGCCGCCTGACTGATCCAGTCCGCCAAATGAGCGTCTATATGACGTCGTTCGAGGTGGGGCGTATCGAGGAACTACAAGAGATGATCCGTGAAAAAATTGCAGATTATCTCTGGCTGACTCCTGTCAGTGCACAGGGGCCGCCACGCCGATGCCGATAG
- a CDS encoding MoxR family ATPase, with protein sequence MSSAHTIRAIQDNIGLVIKGKTHVIEMAVVCLLARGHLLLEDVPGVGKTTLAHSLARSLDCSFKRIQFTSDLLPSDIVGVSMFNRQKQGFEFIPGPIFANVVLADEINRTTPKTQSSLLEAMSEAQISVDNQTHPLEQPFMVIATQNPAEYHGTFPLPESQLDRFLMRLSIGYPSLEEERKVLDRPHSLHPAEALEAVLTAHEVLALQARVDRVHMEESLTDYLLAIVQATRQSELLSLGVSTRGALALSKAAKALAVVRGRDYCLPDDIKELAPIVLSHRVMLNRTHGMRTQSFEQAERMVLDIVETVSVPV encoded by the coding sequence ATGAGTTCAGCTCACACCATCCGGGCAATCCAGGACAATATTGGGCTGGTCATCAAGGGGAAGACCCATGTGATTGAAATGGCGGTGGTCTGCCTTCTGGCCCGTGGCCATCTTCTGCTCGAAGATGTGCCGGGGGTCGGTAAAACCACGTTGGCACACAGCTTGGCTAGGTCACTCGACTGTTCGTTCAAGCGCATTCAATTCACCAGCGATCTCTTGCCCTCCGACATCGTCGGCGTCTCCATGTTCAATCGGCAAAAACAGGGGTTCGAGTTCATACCGGGTCCAATCTTTGCCAATGTTGTACTGGCCGACGAGATCAATCGCACCACGCCGAAGACTCAGAGCAGTCTTCTGGAAGCGATGAGCGAGGCACAGATTTCCGTCGATAATCAGACCCATCCGCTTGAGCAGCCCTTTATGGTCATCGCGACGCAGAACCCCGCCGAATATCATGGGACATTTCCCCTTCCGGAATCTCAACTTGACCGGTTTCTGATGCGCCTCTCTATCGGGTACCCCTCACTTGAGGAAGAGCGAAAGGTCCTCGACCGTCCGCATTCGTTGCATCCGGCTGAAGCATTGGAAGCGGTATTGACGGCTCACGAAGTATTGGCATTACAGGCCCGCGTCGATCGGGTACATATGGAAGAGAGCTTGACTGATTATCTGCTCGCGATTGTGCAAGCAACCCGTCAGAGTGAACTTCTTTCTCTGGGCGTCAGCACCCGAGGGGCACTAGCCCTGAGCAAGGCTGCCAAGGCATTGGCGGTCGTCCGGGGACGCGACTATTGCCTTCCTGACGACATCAAGGAGCTGGCGCCGATCGTGCTGTCCCACCGTGTCATGCTGAATCGGACCCACGGGATGCGGACCCAGAGCTTCGAACAGGCCGAACGCATGGTCCTCGATATTGTTGAGACAGTTTCCGTCCCCGTATAG
- a CDS encoding DUF58 domain-containing protein, with protein sequence MKHPLLTLRVFSVFSSLRGLSRRRSIRLTSEGTRFLLFTFGIGLAAINTGNNLFYLLLAMMLSLIVISGLLSEHCLRRLEIRRHVPDLIMANEPATLTLSVANRHRHLPSFSLRLLDVVEGQDVDRGLAIHLLPAQSSMLLSYPFLATKRGWIRFEGIRAQTLFPFGLFLKKGFYATEAHLLVSPPIKPLALRFMDELVSEGQGESLSRRGHGTQLYNLRLYKPGDDSRSIHWMTTARTSQLIVRETEAEDQRRILVILSIVAPDESEPLFERSVTFVASLLWQLTERAYPVRLIVGREDSGLGSGSAHLFAMLRLLALCERHPPETSEANQGGEHLLLPHEADRGHTVAVVPWSEQAASTNTAQADRVLHAAQLEELTHAF encoded by the coding sequence GTGAAGCATCCACTTCTCACCCTCCGTGTCTTTTCGGTCTTCTCGTCCCTGCGAGGTCTGTCCCGTCGGCGGTCGATTCGACTTACGTCTGAAGGGACCAGGTTTCTTCTATTTACATTCGGGATCGGGCTTGCCGCCATTAACACCGGGAACAATCTATTTTATTTACTGCTGGCGATGATGCTCAGCCTCATCGTGATATCCGGACTGCTCTCCGAGCATTGTCTCCGCCGATTGGAAATCCGCCGGCATGTGCCCGATCTCATCATGGCCAATGAGCCGGCCACCCTCACGCTCTCAGTCGCCAACCGGCATCGGCACCTGCCCAGCTTTTCCCTGCGTTTGCTCGATGTTGTCGAAGGCCAGGATGTCGACCGAGGACTCGCCATTCACCTCCTCCCTGCACAGAGCTCGATGCTCTTGTCCTATCCATTCCTGGCGACAAAACGGGGCTGGATTCGGTTTGAAGGCATCCGGGCGCAGACGCTATTTCCATTTGGGTTATTTCTCAAGAAAGGGTTTTACGCAACGGAAGCTCATCTGCTTGTCAGTCCTCCCATCAAGCCACTCGCCCTGCGATTCATGGATGAATTGGTCAGCGAAGGACAAGGCGAGTCCCTCTCACGACGAGGACATGGGACCCAACTCTACAACTTACGTCTGTATAAACCGGGCGATGACTCGCGATCCATTCATTGGATGACAACGGCCCGCACATCCCAGCTCATTGTGCGGGAAACCGAAGCAGAAGATCAGCGTCGCATCCTGGTCATTCTTTCGATCGTGGCTCCCGACGAAAGCGAACCGCTATTCGAACGAAGTGTGACATTCGTCGCATCGCTCCTCTGGCAACTGACAGAACGGGCTTACCCCGTGCGACTGATCGTTGGGAGGGAGGACTCGGGGCTCGGATCGGGATCCGCCCATCTCTTTGCGATGCTACGCCTGTTGGCGCTTTGCGAACGGCATCCACCTGAAACGAGTGAGGCCAACCAAGGCGGCGAGCACCTATTGCTCCCCCACGAAGCCGATCGAGGTCACACTGTGGCGGTTGTCCCCTGGTCGGAGCAGGCGGCATCTACAAACACGGCACAGGCCGATCGAGTGCTCCACGCGGCGCAACTCGAAGAATTAACCCATGCCTTTTGA
- a CDS encoding DUF3488 and transglutaminase-like domain-containing protein → MPFDQAFKLSSVLLAIIAFSGLVFAQSVPFWIALPTAIILIVTLCDAGGISFVRRAMARVTVSPAIWNVLLIGAFVIFLIDLTVVSQDLLPAGIHFLVMLLGIKLLTLQQRCDYRHLYAIGLMAILASAALTTDAWYLPIFLLYLLGAVWTLLLYHLTQETVEASAVVTPTSTSACHATFPSRITHRFFWLTNGTAVMTVGLTLTIFFVIPRIGAGVLQKTHGEALRTTGFSDRVDLGTIGSVKQDPQIVMRVELPDQPTVEKDRLYLRGLAYDQYNGRSWSHSGTRRRSLSLVAEGVFLARPAGSRLPDSLSVPIRQDILLETLDTPVLFAAPFAELVSGDFLAVQVDAMSGLHLPLPPSSRARYSVTSQVPQLVAGDRAAMALAYPDSIRSRYLQVPVESQQVAGLAHRVVQQVSTPFGQTLAIQQHLLENYRYSLEADTATLSHPLDEFLFVRKTGYCEHYATAMVMMLRTIGIPARLVTGFLATEWNEFGGYFTVRQRDAHAWVEVYFPQSGWITMDPTPSVSAAVGTSRWESIRRFGESFRLQWDRLFVRYSGKDQLAVVHGVREGSDALRERVSVWVSALSVPIGHVLNRLARMSRIVQPGVLDLITGMVVVGLALLTLMLRDRIGLWASMHLSIAPSQHAIVQLYARMLRTLEKKGMAKLPAATAAEFSRQVERKWGAAGPVVADVTALYCQGRFSRVPLLPEELSRAAEQVGRLQSLLRTIH, encoded by the coding sequence ATGCCTTTTGATCAAGCCTTTAAGCTCAGCTCCGTCCTCCTCGCCATCATCGCATTCAGCGGACTGGTGTTTGCGCAAAGTGTCCCCTTCTGGATCGCCCTTCCGACGGCGATCATCCTCATCGTCACGTTGTGTGATGCGGGAGGGATTTCTTTTGTTCGGCGGGCGATGGCACGGGTCACTGTCTCCCCAGCCATTTGGAACGTTCTGTTGATCGGCGCCTTTGTCATATTTCTGATCGATCTGACGGTGGTATCACAAGATCTTCTCCCGGCTGGTATCCATTTCTTGGTCATGTTACTGGGCATCAAGTTGCTCACCCTTCAACAGCGGTGTGATTATCGGCACCTCTATGCCATCGGCCTCATGGCAATCCTGGCCTCTGCCGCACTCACAACCGATGCGTGGTATCTGCCGATTTTTCTGCTGTATCTGCTCGGGGCGGTCTGGACACTCTTGCTGTATCACTTGACCCAGGAAACGGTCGAAGCCTCTGCCGTCGTCACACCCACGAGCACGTCAGCCTGTCACGCAACATTCCCGAGCAGGATCACTCACCGCTTCTTTTGGTTGACGAACGGAACCGCCGTCATGACGGTTGGTCTGACGCTTACCATCTTCTTTGTGATCCCTCGTATCGGGGCCGGCGTGTTACAAAAAACACATGGAGAAGCTCTGCGGACGACGGGGTTTTCCGATCGGGTTGACCTGGGGACGATTGGGTCTGTCAAACAGGATCCTCAGATCGTCATGCGGGTTGAATTGCCTGACCAACCCACTGTTGAGAAAGATCGCCTCTACCTGAGAGGCCTCGCCTACGATCAATACAATGGACGATCATGGAGCCACAGCGGAACCCGTCGCCGTTCATTGAGTCTCGTGGCGGAGGGGGTGTTCCTTGCTCGTCCAGCTGGCAGCCGTCTCCCGGACAGCCTGTCCGTGCCGATCCGCCAAGATATTCTGCTGGAAACGCTCGATACCCCAGTCCTGTTTGCCGCTCCATTCGCGGAACTTGTGAGCGGCGATTTTCTTGCCGTACAGGTTGATGCCATGAGTGGCCTCCACTTGCCGCTCCCTCCTTCTTCTCGTGCCCGATACTCCGTCACCTCTCAGGTCCCGCAGCTCGTCGCAGGCGACCGGGCCGCGATGGCTCTGGCCTATCCAGACTCAATTCGTTCCCGCTACCTCCAAGTTCCCGTAGAATCACAGCAGGTTGCTGGCCTAGCGCATCGGGTCGTTCAGCAGGTCTCGACCCCATTTGGACAAACGCTCGCGATCCAGCAGCATCTTTTGGAAAACTATCGGTACAGCCTTGAGGCCGATACGGCGACACTGAGTCATCCGCTCGATGAATTTCTATTCGTACGTAAGACGGGATACTGCGAGCATTACGCAACGGCGATGGTCATGATGCTACGCACGATAGGGATTCCTGCGCGACTGGTGACAGGATTCCTGGCCACAGAATGGAACGAGTTTGGAGGGTATTTCACTGTGCGTCAGCGGGACGCGCATGCCTGGGTTGAGGTCTACTTCCCGCAATCAGGCTGGATCACGATGGATCCCACACCCAGCGTCAGTGCAGCGGTCGGAACCTCTCGATGGGAGTCTATCCGAAGATTTGGGGAATCCTTTCGATTACAGTGGGATCGTCTGTTCGTGCGTTATAGCGGGAAGGATCAATTGGCAGTTGTTCACGGAGTTCGAGAAGGCAGTGATGCATTGCGTGAGAGAGTGAGTGTCTGGGTTTCGGCGTTGAGCGTCCCAATAGGCCATGTACTCAATCGGCTGGCGCGCATGTCCCGAATCGTCCAGCCGGGGGTGTTGGACCTTATTACGGGAATGGTGGTGGTCGGCTTGGCCTTGCTCACACTTATGCTCCGGGACAGGATAGGCCTCTGGGCCAGTATGCATCTCTCGATTGCGCCCTCACAGCATGCGATCGTACAGCTCTATGCCCGCATGCTTCGTACGTTGGAGAAGAAGGGTATGGCCAAGCTTCCAGCCGCTACTGCCGCTGAATTTTCCAGACAGGTGGAGCGGAAATGGGGGGCGGCCGGGCCTGTGGTGGCGGACGTGACCGCCCTCTATTGTCAGGGACGATTTAGTCGCGTCCCTCTCCTACCGGAAGAGCTTTCCCGCGCAGCCGAACAAGTAGGACGACTGCAATCCCTCCTGCGTACAATTCACTAA